In Methylocystis echinoides, one genomic interval encodes:
- a CDS encoding efflux RND transporter permease subunit has protein sequence MNVSAPFIKRPVATSLMAFALLLFGILGYMRLSISPLPQVDFPTIQVTTQLPGANPDTIASLVTASLERQFGQIPSLTSMSSQSSFGLSQITLQFDLGRDIDAAAQDVQAAINSAASTLPRDLPYPPVYAKVNPADTPVLTLTLGSKTATLRDLSDLADTLIAPQLAQVSGVGRVSVQGGVRPAIRIEADLARLAANRIGMEDLRQAVAAANNAGAKGSLEGRRQSYTLEANDQILQAKQYETIIVAWRNKAPVMLRDVATVRDGLENARVGGWHNGEQSIILDVMRQPGANIIATVERVKQTLPKLRGELPAGMRLDIVNDRTDTIRASIHEVQLTLVIAAGLVVAVVLMFLRSWRATLIAGVSLPLSIIATFFLMWAAGFSLDNLSLMALTIGTGFIVDDAIVMIENVFRNIEHGKTPLQAALDGAKEIGFTVVSLTVSLIAVFIPLLFMTGIVGRMFREFALTLSIAVVISAVISLTLTPMLCAVLLRAAPESGDSRWERLSLWLDHKYYRSLDWALAHQRFMMILTAGTLALTVALWAYIPKGFLPRQDTGVLSVVLEASPDASFERMKALQAKVAEAFRKDPDVTGVTSVLGVGALNATTNVGRLTVTLRNRDLRDATADEIADRLKQDGEKVAGATLFIEPVQDIQITTRPSRSQYQYTLTSADSGDLLRWSNRLLDQLRATPGLKNVAAETQDGGLRGLMRIDRDKMGRLGISAQDVDNVLNDAFGQRQISTIYTQSNQYRVILEAAPQYLRDMSALEKLYVAPVGGGPQTPLATFVRIDNVAAPLSVAHQDQFPASTISFDLAKGVALGDAVKMVAAAEKAIGMPPTITGVFSADAAEFNKSLASEPWLILAAVIAIYVVLGVLYESFAHPFTVLTTLPSAGVGALLALLALGIDLSIVALIGIVLLMGIVKKNAIMMIDFALEAERLEGLSPQESIVRAAQLRFRPIMMTTLAALFGALPLALAHGPGSELRIPLGVSIIGGLLVSQALTLYTTPVLYLQVERLRQRLLGGTPEEAPAETPGQAEEPPHRREAAE, from the coding sequence GGGCTGTCGCAGATCACCTTGCAATTCGATCTCGGCCGCGACATCGACGCCGCCGCTCAAGACGTGCAGGCGGCGATCAATTCCGCCGCCTCGACGCTGCCGCGCGACCTGCCCTATCCGCCGGTCTACGCCAAGGTGAACCCGGCGGACACGCCGGTGCTGACGCTGACGCTCGGCTCCAAGACCGCGACGCTGCGCGATCTCTCCGACCTCGCCGACACGCTGATTGCGCCGCAGCTCGCGCAGGTGTCGGGCGTCGGCCGCGTCTCCGTGCAGGGCGGCGTGCGCCCGGCGATCCGCATCGAGGCCGATCTCGCGCGGCTCGCGGCGAACCGCATCGGCATGGAGGATCTGCGCCAGGCGGTCGCCGCCGCCAACAACGCCGGAGCCAAGGGATCGCTCGAAGGCCGGCGCCAGTCCTATACGCTCGAGGCCAACGACCAGATCCTGCAAGCCAAGCAGTACGAGACGATCATCGTCGCCTGGCGCAACAAGGCGCCGGTGATGCTGCGCGACGTCGCCACCGTCCGGGATGGTCTCGAGAACGCCCGCGTCGGCGGCTGGCACAACGGCGAGCAGTCGATCATTCTCGACGTGATGCGGCAGCCCGGCGCGAATATTATCGCCACCGTCGAACGCGTGAAGCAGACGCTGCCGAAATTGCGGGGCGAACTGCCTGCCGGCATGCGCCTCGACATCGTCAACGACCGCACCGACACGATCCGCGCCTCGATCCACGAGGTGCAGCTCACCCTCGTCATCGCGGCGGGCCTGGTCGTGGCCGTAGTGCTGATGTTCCTGCGCAGCTGGCGCGCGACGCTGATCGCCGGCGTCAGCCTCCCGCTGTCGATCATCGCGACGTTCTTCTTGATGTGGGCGGCCGGCTTCTCGCTCGACAATCTGTCTTTGATGGCGCTGACCATCGGCACCGGCTTCATCGTCGACGACGCAATCGTGATGATCGAAAACGTGTTCCGCAATATCGAGCACGGCAAGACGCCGCTACAGGCGGCGCTCGACGGCGCCAAGGAGATCGGCTTCACCGTCGTGTCGCTCACGGTCTCGCTGATCGCGGTCTTCATCCCGCTCCTGTTCATGACCGGCATCGTCGGCCGCATGTTCCGCGAATTCGCGTTGACGCTGTCGATCGCCGTGGTCATTTCGGCGGTCATTTCCCTGACGCTCACGCCCATGCTCTGCGCCGTGCTGCTGCGCGCCGCGCCCGAAAGCGGCGATTCGCGGTGGGAACGGCTGTCGCTCTGGCTCGACCACAAATACTATCGCTCGCTCGACTGGGCGCTCGCCCATCAGCGCTTCATGATGATCCTAACCGCCGGCACCTTGGCGCTCACCGTGGCGCTCTGGGCCTATATTCCGAAAGGCTTCCTGCCGCGGCAGGACACGGGCGTGCTCAGCGTCGTTCTCGAGGCCTCGCCCGACGCCTCCTTCGAACGCATGAAGGCGCTGCAGGCGAAGGTCGCCGAGGCCTTTCGCAAGGATCCGGACGTGACCGGCGTCACCTCGGTGCTCGGCGTCGGAGCGCTCAACGCCACGACCAATGTCGGCCGCCTGACCGTAACCCTGCGCAATCGCGACCTGCGCGACGCCACTGCCGACGAGATTGCCGACAGGTTGAAGCAGGACGGCGAGAAGGTCGCGGGCGCCACGCTGTTCATCGAGCCGGTGCAGGATATTCAGATCACCACGCGGCCGAGCCGCTCGCAGTATCAATACACGCTGACCTCGGCGGACTCCGGCGACCTGCTGCGCTGGTCCAACCGCCTGCTCGATCAATTGCGCGCGACGCCGGGCCTGAAGAACGTCGCCGCCGAAACGCAGGACGGCGGCCTGCGCGGGCTGATGCGCATCGACCGCGACAAGATGGGGCGACTCGGCATCTCGGCGCAGGACGTCGACAATGTTCTCAACGACGCCTTTGGCCAGCGCCAGATTTCGACGATCTACACGCAGTCGAACCAGTATCGCGTGATCCTCGAGGCGGCGCCGCAATATCTGCGCGACATGTCGGCGCTCGAGAAGCTCTATGTGGCGCCGGTCGGCGGCGGCCCGCAGACGCCGCTCGCGACCTTCGTGCGTATCGACAACGTCGCCGCGCCGCTTTCCGTCGCGCACCAGGACCAGTTCCCCGCCTCGACCATCAGCTTCGATCTCGCCAAGGGCGTGGCGCTCGGCGATGCGGTGAAAATGGTCGCCGCGGCCGAGAAGGCGATCGGCATGCCGCCGACCATCACCGGCGTGTTCAGCGCCGACGCCGCGGAGTTCAACAAGTCGCTGGCGAGCGAGCCCTGGCTGATCCTCGCCGCCGTCATCGCCATCTATGTCGTGCTGGGCGTGCTCTATGAGAGTTTCGCCCATCCCTTCACCGTGCTCACCACGCTGCCCTCCGCCGGCGTCGGCGCGCTGCTCGCGTTGCTGGCGCTCGGCATCGACCTCTCGATCGTGGCGCTCATCGGCATCGTGCTGCTGATGGGCATCGTGAAGAAAAACGCGATCATGATGATCGACTTCGCGCTCGAAGCCGAGCGTCTCGAGGGGCTCTCGCCGCAGGAATCGATCGTGCGCGCGGCGCAACTGCGCTTTCGCCCGATCATGATGACGACGCTCGCCGCGTTGTTCGGCGCGCTGCCGCTCGCGCTCGCGCATGGGCCGGGGAGCGAGTTGCGCATTCCGCTCGGCGTCTCGATCATCGGCGGCCTGCTCGTGAGCCAAGCGCTGACGCTCTACACGACGCCCGTGCTCTATCTTCAGGTCGAGCGCCTGCGTCAGCGGCTGCTCGGCGGAACGCCGGAGGAGGCGCCCGCCGAAACGCCCGGGCAGGCGGAAGAGCCGCCACACCGGCGGGAGGCGGCGGAGTGA
- the cobD gene encoding threonine-phosphate decarboxylase CobD encodes MTAHRPAAAPLAHGGRLDAARQRYPHAPQPWVDLSTGISPRPYPPPPLAPAVFARLPDDDAVAALLAAARAAYGAPDRAAIVAGAGAQAFIQLLPRVFPARRVGVLGFAYAEHGARWSAAGADVSTVSRLEDLAVFDAAVIVNPNNPDGRVLTPPHIAPLAQEMTRKGGLLVLDESFMDFFPEQSAVSLAAQDGVVVLRSFGKAYGLAGVRLGFAICAPPRAAALSAGVGPWAVSGPALAIGATALADLDWRRRAAAACGADAARLDATLARAGFELLGGVSLFRLYRHERAGDWFTRLCEKGVLARSFPERPDWLRFGLPPDEIAWRRLSDALEIE; translated from the coding sequence ATGACGGCGCATCGTCCCGCGGCGGCGCCCCTCGCGCATGGCGGCCGGCTCGACGCCGCGCGCCAACGCTATCCCCACGCGCCCCAACCCTGGGTCGATCTGTCGACGGGGATCAGTCCGCGTCCCTATCCGCCGCCGCCGCTCGCGCCCGCCGTCTTTGCGCGTTTGCCCGATGACGACGCCGTCGCGGCGCTCCTCGCCGCCGCCCGCGCCGCCTATGGCGCGCCGGACCGGGCGGCGATCGTCGCCGGCGCCGGCGCCCAGGCCTTCATCCAGCTGCTGCCGCGCGTCTTCCCGGCGCGCCGCGTCGGCGTTCTGGGCTTTGCCTATGCGGAGCATGGCGCCCGCTGGTCCGCCGCCGGGGCGGATGTCTCCACAGTCTCGCGCTTGGAGGATCTCGCCGTTTTCGACGCCGCCGTGATCGTCAATCCGAACAATCCAGACGGCCGGGTGCTGACGCCGCCGCACATCGCGCCGCTGGCCCAGGAGATGACGCGAAAGGGCGGCCTGCTCGTCCTCGACGAATCCTTCATGGATTTCTTTCCGGAGCAGAGCGCCGTCTCGCTTGCGGCGCAAGACGGCGTCGTCGTGCTGCGGTCGTTCGGCAAAGCCTATGGGCTGGCGGGCGTCCGGCTCGGCTTCGCCATCTGCGCGCCTCCCCGCGCCGCGGCGCTCAGCGCCGGCGTCGGGCCCTGGGCCGTTTCGGGACCGGCGCTGGCGATCGGCGCAACGGCGCTCGCCGATCTCGACTGGCGGCGGAGGGCGGCCGCGGCTTGCGGCGCCGACGCCGCCCGTCTCGACGCGACGCTGGCGCGCGCCGGCTTCGAGCTTTTGGGCGGGGTCTCGCTGTTTCGCCTCTACCGCCATGAACGGGCCGGCGACTGGTTTACGCGGCTTTGCGAGAAGGGCGTTCTCGCACGGTCCTTTCCGGAGCGGCCCGACTGGTTGCGATTTGGCCTCCCGCCCGACGAGATCGCCTGGCGGCGCCTCTCCGACGCGCTGGAGATTGAGTAA
- the bluB gene encoding 5,6-dimethylbenzimidazole synthase, translated as MVGEKPLPRPLAADEAAEAIGPTTPFNAAERAAVYRAIYTRRDVRDEFLSDDVPQAVLMRILDAAHHAPSVGFMQPWNFIIIRDRAVRGAVHEVFRRGAAAEEQILDPARRAHYRNLKLEGILKAPVNICVTCDRSRHGSTGLGRTQQPNTDLLSTACAVQNLWLAARVEGVGVGWVSIMRESDMRDILGIPQEIAVVAYLCVGFVERAYVKPELEVKRWASRLPLETLVFEDRWGRSCPSTKLP; from the coding sequence ATGGTTGGGGAAAAACCGCTCCCGCGGCCATTAGCCGCGGACGAGGCGGCGGAAGCGATCGGCCCCACGACGCCCTTCAACGCGGCGGAGCGCGCCGCCGTCTATCGCGCGATCTACACGCGCCGCGACGTGCGCGACGAGTTCTTGAGCGACGACGTCCCGCAGGCCGTTCTCATGCGGATTCTCGACGCCGCCCATCATGCGCCTTCGGTCGGCTTCATGCAGCCCTGGAATTTCATCATCATTCGCGACCGCGCCGTTCGCGGGGCGGTGCATGAAGTTTTCCGGCGCGGCGCGGCGGCCGAAGAGCAAATCCTCGATCCGGCGCGGCGCGCGCACTATCGCAATCTCAAACTCGAAGGCATTCTCAAGGCCCCCGTCAATATTTGCGTCACCTGCGACCGCAGCCGTCACGGGTCCACGGGGCTCGGCCGCACCCAGCAGCCGAACACCGATCTGTTGAGCACCGCCTGCGCCGTGCAGAATCTGTGGCTCGCCGCTCGCGTCGAGGGCGTCGGCGTCGGCTGGGTCAGCATCATGCGCGAGAGCGACATGCGCGACATTCTCGGCATTCCGCAGGAGATCGCCGTCGTCGCCTATCTCTGCGTCGGCTTCGTGGAGCGCGCTTACGTCAAACCTGAACTGGAGGTGAAGCGCTGGGCGTCGCGTCTGCCGCTGGAGACCCTGGTCTTCGAAGACCGCTGGGGACGCTCTTGCCCCTCCACAAAGCTGCCTTAA
- a CDS encoding cobyric acid synthase encodes MSRKLMIQGTGSDVGKSLVVAGLARAFVRRGLKVAPFKPQNMSNNAAVTADGGEIGRAQALQARAARLAPSVDMNPVLLKPQGANGSQVVVRGRVAGQATARDYQSWKPRLMPAVTESFARLAATADLVLIEGAGSAAEINLRANDIANMGFARAVDAPVVLVGDIDRGGVIAQLVGCQAVLDADDAALIEGFIVNKFRGDAALFSDGMHYVARRTGWRALGLLPFFEAADRLPAEDAFSLRGRRANEKRGVVIAVPLLPHIANFDDLDPLKAERGVDLRFIAPGEPLPAEARLVILPGSKATIADLAAFRANGWDIDLLAHVRRGGRVFGICGGYQMLGRALRDPLGVEGDAGDANGLGLLDIETTLTETKTLVEVRGRALAFDAPFHGYEMHVGATRGAACARPLLRFDDSRLDGAISGDGLVMGAYVHGLFADDALRAAFLAGIGAEASPLRFEQSIEETLDALAAHCESHLDLDALLEIAR; translated from the coding sequence ATGAGCCGCAAGCTGATGATCCAGGGCACGGGGTCGGACGTTGGCAAGTCGCTCGTCGTCGCCGGGCTCGCGCGCGCCTTCGTGCGTCGCGGGCTCAAGGTCGCGCCGTTCAAGCCGCAGAACATGTCGAACAACGCCGCCGTCACGGCCGACGGCGGCGAGATCGGCCGCGCCCAGGCCTTGCAGGCGCGCGCGGCGCGACTGGCCCCGAGCGTGGATATGAACCCGGTCCTGCTCAAGCCGCAGGGCGCCAATGGCTCGCAAGTGGTGGTGCGCGGCCGCGTCGCCGGCCAGGCGACGGCGCGCGACTACCAGAGCTGGAAGCCGCGATTGATGCCCGCCGTCACGGAGAGTTTTGCAAGGCTCGCCGCGACGGCTGATCTCGTCCTTATCGAGGGCGCAGGCAGTGCGGCGGAGATCAATCTGCGCGCCAACGACATCGCCAATATGGGCTTCGCCCGCGCCGTCGACGCGCCGGTCGTGCTCGTCGGCGATATCGACCGCGGCGGCGTCATCGCCCAGCTCGTCGGCTGCCAGGCGGTGCTCGACGCAGACGACGCGGCCCTGATCGAGGGCTTCATCGTCAACAAGTTCCGCGGCGACGCCGCGCTGTTCTCGGACGGCATGCATTACGTCGCGCGGCGCACCGGCTGGCGCGCCCTCGGCCTTCTACCGTTTTTCGAGGCCGCCGACCGTCTGCCGGCGGAGGACGCTTTCAGCCTGCGCGGGCGGCGCGCCAATGAAAAGCGCGGCGTCGTCATCGCGGTTCCGCTGCTGCCGCATATCGCCAATTTCGATGATCTCGATCCTCTGAAGGCCGAGCGCGGCGTCGATCTGCGATTCATCGCGCCGGGCGAGCCCCTTCCCGCCGAGGCCCGCCTCGTAATTCTGCCCGGCTCCAAGGCGACGATCGCCGACCTTGCCGCATTTCGCGCCAATGGCTGGGACATCGACCTTCTCGCCCATGTGCGGCGCGGCGGGCGTGTCTTCGGCATATGCGGCGGCTACCAGATGCTCGGCCGCGCGCTCCGCGATCCATTGGGCGTGGAAGGCGACGCCGGCGACGCGAATGGCCTCGGCCTACTCGACATTGAGACGACGCTGACGGAGACTAAAACGCTGGTGGAGGTCAGGGGGCGCGCGCTCGCCTTCGATGCGCCGTTTCATGGCTATGAGATGCATGTCGGCGCGACGCGGGGCGCGGCTTGCGCGCGGCCTTTGCTGCGCTTCGACGACAGCCGGCTCGACGGCGCCATCTCGGGCGACGGCCTCGTCATGGGCGCTTATGTGCACGGGCTTTTTGCCGACGATGCGTTGCGCGCGGCGTTTCTTGCAGGGATCGGCGCCGAGGCGTCGCCGTTGCGCTTCGAGCAGTCGATCGAGGAGACGCTCGACGCGCTCGCCGCGCATTGCGAAAGTCACCTCGATCTCGACGCGCTGCTGGAGATCGCCCGATGA
- a CDS encoding cobalt-precorrin-6A reductase, with amino-acid sequence MCNEGDGEAGRGAARRILLLGGTSEGRALAARLAALRYDGVVSLAGRTSAPLAQALPTRVGGFGGVEGLKRYLTEERFTHVIDATHPFAAQISANAGAACAALGVPFIAYVRAPWAPEPGDRWIEVADNKSAAAALGETPRRVFLTIGRQGVADFRDAPQHDYVLRVIERPDPAELPRSCELISARGPFAREAEIALMREKRIDIVVTKNSGGALTYAKIEAARALGLPVVMIAPPARTDVPVAHDVEAVLAFLAS; translated from the coding sequence TTGTGCAATGAAGGGGACGGCGAGGCCGGGCGGGGGGCCGCCCGCCGGATTCTGCTCCTCGGCGGCACGAGCGAGGGCCGCGCCCTTGCCGCGCGTCTGGCCGCGCTTCGCTATGACGGCGTCGTTTCTCTCGCCGGCCGCACCAGCGCGCCGCTCGCCCAGGCGCTGCCGACACGCGTCGGCGGCTTCGGCGGCGTCGAGGGGCTGAAGCGCTATCTTACCGAGGAGCGCTTCACGCATGTGATCGACGCCACCCACCCTTTCGCCGCGCAGATCTCGGCGAACGCCGGCGCGGCCTGCGCGGCGCTCGGCGTCCCGTTCATCGCCTATGTGCGCGCGCCGTGGGCGCCCGAGCCAGGCGACCGCTGGATCGAGGTTGCGGACAATAAAAGCGCAGCCGCGGCGCTGGGAGAAACGCCGCGCCGGGTGTTTCTGACAATCGGGCGGCAGGGCGTCGCGGACTTTCGCGACGCCCCGCAGCATGATTATGTGCTGCGCGTGATTGAACGACCCGACCCCGCAGAGCTGCCGCGAAGCTGCGAGCTGATTTCCGCTCGCGGACCCTTTGCGCGCGAGGCGGAAATCGCGCTCATGCGCGAAAAGCGCATCGACATTGTCGTGACCAAGAACAGCGGCGGCGCCCTCACTTACGCCAAGATCGAGGCGGCGCGGGCGCTGGGCCTGCCGGTCGTGATGATCGCGCCGCCGGCCCGAACGGACGTTCCCGTGGCGCATGACGTCGAGGCCGTGCTGGCCTTTCTGGCGTCATGA
- a CDS encoding efflux RND transporter permease subunit, whose product MNVSEPFIRRPVGTTLLAAALFLIGAVAYFFLPVASLPAVDFPAIGIGASRPGADPETMAASVAAPLERRLSGISGLNELTSTSSLGSTQIIAQFDIDKDIDAAARDVQAAINASLVDLPSDLPTAPTFRKASQSTMPVLVLALTSDTLPTSVVFDATDSVIAQRISQVPGVAEARIAGAEQPAIRVQVDSARLAAMNLGVNEVARALFAANAHSAVGALAGTTQEITLGTTDQLSTPQDYRNIVVASRGGAVVKLGDVASVERGVRNRMSAGWYNGKPAVLVIVTKQPNANVIETVDHIKALLPQLQEWVPSGIKINVLADRTQTIRASIHDIQFTLAISVALVMMVVFVFLRRATPVIAAGITVPLSLVGTCAAMWLAGFSIDNLSLMALTIAVGFVVDDAIVMIENIESNREKGLSRLEAALIGAKQIGFTVVSISLSLVAVFIPLLFMEGVMGRLLREFSVTLAFTIVISTVVSLTVTPMVCAWLPAREKKHQTRFDRWIEGGLDRIVEFYSRTLRPVVDHPWITLVVILVTVLWTVQLYRTIPKGNLPQDDIGLINGTTEASPDVSFEEMSRLQRRATEVLLADPDVSDVGSFIGAGPLTASGNQGRVFVSLKPVGVRKASSREVINRLRREFAKIEGLSVYMVPSQDLRSGGRVSKSQYQFTLSDASLEELEEWRQKVLARMKQLPELVDVTSDKEQGGLRASVVIDRNAASRMNVPIAAINAALNSAFGQRQDTIIYTQRNQYRVVFETPPSRQRDIRDLAGVYVSSSTGVQIPLTSLARIERGAMPLVVNHQGVLPAVTLSYNVAPGSSLDAATAAIEAMIQELNPPSSLHAGFAGDAADFRKIARGMATLILAALLAVYIILGILYESLVHPITIISTLPSAGLGALLSLELFGVEFTVIAFIGILLLIGIVKKNGIMLVDFALSAERERGLSIHDAALEAAKERFRPILMTTLAAMFGALPLAFASGIGAELRRPLGITIIGGLLLSQILTLYTTPVIYLLMSKLRRAPKPEAGAQEGAATA is encoded by the coding sequence GTGAACGTCTCCGAACCCTTCATCCGCCGGCCGGTCGGGACCACCTTGCTCGCCGCCGCGCTGTTTCTGATCGGCGCCGTCGCTTATTTCTTTCTGCCGGTTGCGAGCCTTCCGGCCGTGGACTTCCCCGCGATCGGCATCGGCGCCTCGCGCCCCGGCGCCGACCCCGAAACCATGGCGGCCTCGGTCGCCGCGCCGCTCGAGCGGCGTCTTTCCGGCATCTCCGGGCTGAACGAATTGACCTCGACCAGTTCGCTCGGCTCGACGCAGATCATCGCCCAGTTCGACATCGACAAGGACATCGACGCCGCGGCGCGCGACGTGCAGGCGGCGATCAACGCCTCGCTCGTCGATCTGCCGAGCGACCTGCCGACGGCGCCGACCTTTCGCAAGGCCAGCCAGTCGACCATGCCAGTGCTGGTGCTGGCGCTCACCTCCGACACGCTGCCGACGAGCGTCGTTTTCGACGCGACGGACTCGGTTATCGCTCAGCGCATTTCGCAGGTGCCGGGCGTCGCCGAAGCGCGCATCGCCGGCGCCGAACAGCCGGCGATCCGCGTGCAGGTCGATTCGGCGCGGCTCGCGGCGATGAATCTCGGGGTCAATGAAGTGGCGCGGGCGCTTTTCGCCGCGAATGCGCATTCCGCCGTCGGCGCGCTGGCGGGAACCACGCAAGAGATCACGCTCGGCACGACCGACCAGCTTTCGACTCCGCAGGATTATCGCAACATCGTCGTCGCCTCGCGGGGCGGCGCGGTTGTGAAGCTCGGCGACGTCGCGTCGGTCGAACGCGGCGTGCGCAACCGCATGTCGGCGGGGTGGTACAATGGCAAGCCGGCCGTGCTCGTCATCGTCACCAAACAGCCCAACGCCAACGTCATCGAGACCGTCGATCACATCAAGGCTCTGCTGCCGCAGCTTCAGGAATGGGTGCCCTCGGGCATCAAGATCAATGTGCTCGCGGACCGCACCCAGACGATCCGCGCCAGCATTCACGACATCCAGTTCACGCTCGCCATTTCCGTGGCGCTGGTGATGATGGTGGTGTTCGTCTTCCTGCGCCGCGCGACGCCGGTCATTGCGGCGGGGATCACCGTGCCGCTGTCGCTCGTTGGCACCTGCGCGGCCATGTGGCTCGCGGGCTTCTCGATCGACAATCTGTCGCTCATGGCGCTCACCATTGCGGTGGGCTTCGTCGTCGACGACGCCATCGTCATGATCGAGAACATCGAGAGCAATCGGGAAAAAGGCCTGAGCCGGTTGGAGGCGGCGCTCATCGGCGCGAAACAGATCGGCTTTACCGTGGTGTCGATCAGCCTGTCGCTGGTCGCCGTCTTCATCCCGCTCCTGTTCATGGAAGGCGTGATGGGGCGTCTCCTGCGGGAATTCTCCGTGACGCTCGCTTTCACCATCGTCATCTCGACGGTGGTGTCGCTGACCGTGACGCCGATGGTCTGCGCCTGGCTGCCGGCGCGAGAGAAAAAGCATCAGACCCGCTTCGATCGGTGGATCGAGGGGGGGCTCGATCGGATCGTCGAGTTCTACTCGCGCACGCTGCGGCCCGTGGTCGACCATCCCTGGATTACGCTCGTCGTCATTCTCGTCACAGTGCTGTGGACCGTGCAGCTCTACCGCACCATTCCGAAGGGCAACCTGCCGCAAGACGACATCGGACTCATCAACGGCACGACGGAGGCTTCGCCGGACGTTTCCTTCGAAGAAATGTCGCGGCTGCAACGGCGGGCGACCGAAGTCCTGCTCGCGGACCCGGACGTCTCCGACGTCGGCTCCTTCATCGGCGCCGGTCCGCTCACGGCCTCGGGAAATCAGGGTCGTGTCTTCGTCTCGCTGAAGCCGGTCGGCGTGCGCAAAGCGTCGAGCCGGGAGGTCATCAACCGCCTGCGCCGGGAATTCGCCAAGATCGAGGGCTTGAGCGTCTACATGGTGCCCTCGCAGGACTTGCGCAGCGGCGGGCGCGTGAGCAAATCGCAATATCAGTTCACCCTCTCCGACGCCTCGCTCGAAGAGCTGGAGGAATGGCGCCAGAAAGTGCTGGCGCGCATGAAACAACTCCCCGAACTCGTCGACGTGACGTCCGACAAGGAGCAGGGCGGACTTCGCGCCTCGGTCGTTATCGATCGTAACGCGGCCTCGCGCATGAACGTGCCGATCGCGGCGATCAACGCTGCGCTCAACAGCGCCTTCGGCCAGCGCCAAGACACGATCATCTACACGCAGCGCAACCAGTATCGGGTCGTGTTCGAGACGCCGCCGTCGCGCCAGCGCGACATCCGCGATCTCGCCGGCGTCTATGTGTCGAGCTCGACCGGCGTGCAAATTCCGCTGACCTCGCTCGCGCGCATCGAGCGCGGGGCCATGCCGCTCGTCGTCAACCATCAGGGCGTGTTGCCGGCGGTGACCCTTTCCTACAATGTCGCGCCGGGTTCATCGCTCGACGCCGCGACCGCCGCCATCGAAGCGATGATCCAGGAGCTCAATCCGCCGAGCAGCCTGCACGCGGGCTTTGCGGGCGACGCCGCCGACTTCCGCAAGATCGCGCGCGGCATGGCGACGCTCATCCTCGCCGCCCTGCTCGCCGTCTACATCATCCTCGGCATTCTCTACGAAAGTCTCGTGCATCCCATCACCATCATTTCGACGCTTCCTTCCGCAGGGCTCGGCGCGCTGTTGTCGCTCGAGTTGTTCGGCGTGGAATTCACGGTGATCGCCTTCATCGGCATTCTGCTGCTGATCGGCATTGTGAAAAAGAACGGCATCATGCTCGTCGACTTCGCGCTCTCCGCGGAGCGCGAGCGCGGGCTTTCAATTCACGACGCGGCGCTGGAGGCGGCGAAGGAGCGCTTCCGGCCGATCCTCATGACGACCCTCGCGGCGATGTTCGGCGCCCTGCCGCTCGCTTTTGCATCGGGAATCGGCGCGGAACTCCGCCGCCCGCTCGGCATCACCATTATCGGCGGCCTGCTGCTCAGCCAAATTCTGACGCTCTACACGACGCCGGTCATCTATCTGCTGATGAGCAAATTGCGCCGCGCCCCCAAGCCGGAAGCGGGCGCGCAGGAAGGCGCGGCGACCGCCTGA